A window of Notolabrus celidotus isolate fNotCel1 chromosome 11, fNotCel1.pri, whole genome shotgun sequence contains these coding sequences:
- the mrpl49 gene encoding 39S ribosomal protein L49, mitochondrial: MAASFILRSSVLRRTLLGTRGHTASSAGLRCVCSAAPGAAQPVIVESTDEYRFVERLIPSTRVPTPPQHAGPTPSGWTPPAASPPPLPYMIRRSRMHNIPVYTDLTHGNRKTTLVRKVEGDIWALEKDVREHLKEVTGIDLPTQVNEVTMTLKVKGHFDVELKQWLAGKGF, from the coding sequence ATGGCGGCCTCCTTCATCCTACGGTCCTCGGTGCTCCGCAGGACACTGCTCGGAACACGGGGACATACCGCCTCCTCTGCGGGGCTCCGATGTGTCTGCTCCGCGGCTCCAGGAGCAGCCCAGCCGGTGATTGTAGAGTCCACGGACGAGTACAGGTTCGTGGAGCGGCTCATCCCGTCGACCCGGGTACCCACTCCGCCTCAGCACGCCGGTCCCACACCGTCAGGGTGGACCCCTCCGGCGGCCTCACCGCCGCCTCTGCCGTACATGATCCGCCGCTCGCGCATGCACAACATCCCGGTGTACACCGACCTGACCCACGGCAACCGGAAGACCACGCTTGTACGGAAAGTTGAGGGGGACATCTGGGCTTTGGAGAAGGACGTGAGGGAGCACCTCAAGGAGGTGACGGGGATAGACCTGCCCACTCAGGTGAACGAGGTCACAATGACCctgaaggtcaaaggtcacttcGATGTGGAGCTGAAGCAGTGGTTGGCAGGTAAAGGATTCTGA
- the haus7 gene encoding HAUS augmin-like complex subunit 7: MARASKEEELARHVYTELQAVSCPLVEDLFLQETDSMLQLLCSPSQHRTDILAWICSSINPNFGNSKARSVRSKDPEVLTKDIALLGQELMLCRAGDLDLIRGDARPLRQLQFLEQLLISVPGCTKPAGERTEAETFLNEIFSAENLPLLTQILEPSFNPWPSHKKTLRKKPKSSSKVNREEATDVSVFFQQTQSALEQLKSECDFLNDEAQSPAVFSPSSLRVAACDLQQLMSTFSHVYESDLRSYCCRDPPSFSSETDIFQRVHQLLLAFITEIEMIKEVSEASVSMRTEVNQQQTQPRYWSRGEKRTLDHQLGELKGQIKDFTSLLALQPAD, from the exons atggcgcgTGCTTCGAAGGAAGAAGAGCTAGCTCGACATGTTTACACTGAACTACAG GCGGTATCCTGCCCCCTGGTGGAGGATCTGTTCCTGCAGGAGACAGACAGcatgctgcagctgctgtgttctCCATCTCAGCACCGCACAGACATCCTGGCCTGGATCTGCAGCAG TATCAACCCAAACTTTGGAAACTCAAAGGCGAGGTCAGTGAGGTCCAAAGATCCAGAGGTTCTGACTAAAG ATATAGCTTTGCTGGGACAGGAGCTGATGCTGTGCAGAGCAGGCGACCTGGACCTCATCAGA GGTGACGCTCGTCCTCTCAGGCAGCTTCAGTTTCTGGAGCAGCTCTTGATTTCAGTCCCGGGCTGCACAAAGCCTGCAGGGGAGAGAACTGAAGCAGAGACCTTTCTGAACGAGATCTTCTCTGCAGAGAATCTGCCACTCCTCACACAGATACTCGAACCCTCGTTCAACCCCTGGCCCTCGCACAAGAA GACTTTACGAAAGAAACCCAAGTCATCTTCTAAAGTGAACAGAGAAGAAGCCACTGATGTTTCCGTCTTCTTCCAGCAGACTCAGTCCGCCCTGGAGCAGCTAAAGTCAGAG TGTGACTTCCTGAACGATGAAGCTCAGAGTCCTGCCGTCTTCTCTCCGAGCTCCCTGCGAGTAGCAGCATGTGACCTCCAGCAACTGATGTCCACGTTCAGCCACGTTTATGAATCAGACCTGAGATCTTACTGCTGCAGAGACCCTCCATCCTTCAGCTCAGAGACCGACATCTTCCAGAGAGTCCACCAACTACTGTTGGCCTTCATCACG gagatTGAAATGATAAAGGAAGTATCAGAAGCTTCAGTCTCCATGAGAACGGAAGTGAACCAGCAGCAAACTCAGCCTCGATACTGGAGCCGAGGAGAGAAACGCACGTTAG ATCATCAGTTGGGGGAGCTGAAAGGGCAGATTAAAGACTTTACCTCTCTGCTTGCTCTGCAGCCAGCTGATTAA
- the las1l gene encoding ribosomal biogenesis protein LAS1L — protein MKKKSSEKKRHVVAWVNKAEWDQVLEYLYSKDPGLQRYALQRISAWKARYANSTPVAVECTGDLVRCQVLDRSGQLDGDDLVLLYGAALVRFVNLITERQQGKTARPLRRLAGNLNIPEWVVDLRHNFTHRKLPTLKWCRKGCKVVLDWLQQEYWSRQLGGGANEDWVCQSDGEDEDMDLKRREDELIARQKEMEAYKHARELLISYETEQFQALDGLQEDLRRNMWPAPLADMSWILAEVKQFALESADLLIDVLVEDGFLVPTAEQLSTLGSESSDSDCLTEPRIPQTFLRFWLPLLKVLNSPSFIHLLLEKLFVELKQLSSEQNNNRAFYISAWISEVILCNSNKFEYHFETKMQKKARMKDRIFVNRIHLRWQQLLSACLDAPCSSTPCLLQLILDDMEHPLPLETRQRLRQLCSIYTQTAHPEPDRPPQQKQPIYTLESLHEKLQHSRHQGRSTSDSRRSESSQEHKLSDILTEKAKLLRGSPWQVCMDKVLWKNFPLGKVPGQSDDPSCLMVENHSKMTVFDQPVDLENSSAHGMPGVSAPVRTAEGLLWSHSDVNKLKSGLQLF, from the coding sequence atgaagaagaagagctcGGAGAAGAAACGCCATGTGGTGGCCTGGGTCAACAAGGCGGAGTGGGACCAGGTGCTGGAGTACCTGTACTCTAAAGACCCCGGACTGCAGAGGTACGCCCTGCAGCGGATCTCCGCCTGGAAGGCCCGGTACGCGAACAGCACACCGGTGGCGGTGGAGTGCACCGGAGATCTGGTCCGGTGTCAGGTGCTGGACCGGTCCGGACAGCTGGACGGGGATGACCTGGTCCTGCTGTACGGGGCGGCCCTGGTCCGGTTCGTGAACCTGATAACGGAGAGGCAGCAGGGGAAGACGGCCCGCCCTCTGAGGAGGCTGGCCGGGAACTTGAACATCCCAGAGTGGGTGGTTGACCTGAGGCACAACTTCACCCACCGGAAACTACCAACCCTGAAGTGGTGCAGGAAGGGCTGCAAGGTGGTCCTGGACTGGCTCCAGCAGGAGTACTGGTCCAGGCAGCTGGGAGGGGGGGCCAATGAGGACTGGGTGTGTCAGTCAGACGGAGAGGACGAAGACATGGACCTGAAACGACGAGAAGATGAGCTGATAGCTCGTCAGAAAGAGATGGAGGCGTACAAACATGCTCGGGAGCTCCTCATATCGTATGAAACGGAGCAGTTTCAGGCCTTAGATGGACTCCAGGAGGACCTGAGGAGGAACATGTGGCCTGCTCCGCTCGCTGACATGAGCTGGATCCTGGCTGAGGTCAAACAGTTCGCTTTGGAGTCTGCAGACCTGCTGATCGACGTGCTGGTAGAGGATGGGTTTTTAGTTCCTACAGCAGAGCAGCTGAGTACTTTAGGCTCCGAGTCCTCTGACAGTGACTGTCTCACTGAGCCCAGAATCCCTCAGACCTTCCTGAGGTTCTGGCTGCCCCTCCTGAAGGTGCTGAACTCCCCTTCCTTCATCCACCTCCTGCTGGAGAAGCTGTTTGTGGAACTGaagcagctcagctcagagCAGAACAACAACAGAGCCTTCTACATCTCAGCCTGGATCTCAGAGGTCATCCTCTGCAACAGCAACAAGTTTGAGTACCACTTTGAAACAAAGATGCAGAAGAAGGCCCGAATGAAGGACCGGATCTTTGTGAACCGCATCCACCTGAGGTGGCAACAGCTGCTCTCTGCATGCCTGGATGCTCCCTGCAGCAGCACGCCTTGCCTGCTGCAGCTGATCCTGGACGACATGGAGCATCCTCTCCCTCTGGAAACTCGGCAGAGGCTGCGGCAGCTATGTTCCATCTACACGCAGACCGCTCACCCCGAGCCCGATCGTCCTCCACAGCAGAAACAGCCCATCTATACTCTGGAGAGCCTGCATGAGAAGCTGCAGCATTCACGGCATCAAGGCCGCTCCACATCTGACTCCAGGAGGAGCGagtcctcacaggagcacaAGCTCTCAGACATTCTCACTGAAAAAGCAAAGCTGCTCCGTGGTTCTCCCTGGCAGGTGTGCATGGATAAAGTCCTGTGGAAGAATTTTCCTCTGGGCAAAGTGCCCGGACAGTCGGATGACCCTTCGTGCCTCATGGTGGAGAATCACTCCAAGATGACAGTGTTTGACCAGCCGGTGGATCTGGAGAACAGCTCAGCTCATGGCATGCCCGGAGTCTCTGCACCtgtgaggacagctgaaggTCTGCTGTGGAGTCACAGCGATGTGAACAAGCTGAAGTCTGGACTGCAGCTCTTCTGA